A stretch of Carboxydocella sporoproducens DSM 16521 DNA encodes these proteins:
- a CDS encoding S-layer homology domain-containing protein — protein sequence MKKRMALIIALAILGTNTAVAWARPGDASDPLVTRSYVDKQVAEGLTPLADQMDALQQNLDQLLVRSTALQQQLAELLLNFKDIAAIPEKVAIIKAVKLGWMQGNADRTFRPKAALTRRDLALFLVRAKGVPLSNTKAKYKDVKASDPLARVMVTAAEKKLLPARSRTYYGANQGVTRAELAYYLARNFPELMPRAGTKMPYVKDSNRHWAKTSIQKVVVSELMPLDKQGKFYPNRLLTRAEAAAIMAKVAAKKNL from the coding sequence ATGAAAAAGAGAATGGCCCTGATAATTGCCCTGGCAATACTCGGAACAAATACGGCTGTAGCCTGGGCCCGGCCGGGGGATGCCAGTGACCCGCTGGTAACCAGGAGCTATGTTGACAAACAGGTGGCTGAAGGGCTAACGCCTCTGGCTGACCAGATGGACGCACTGCAACAGAATCTGGACCAGTTGCTGGTAAGAAGCACAGCCTTACAGCAACAGCTGGCCGAACTGTTGCTGAACTTCAAAGATATAGCTGCCATACCGGAAAAAGTGGCCATAATCAAGGCAGTCAAGCTGGGCTGGATGCAGGGCAATGCCGATCGCACCTTTAGGCCCAAAGCTGCCCTGACCCGCAGGGATCTGGCCCTGTTTCTGGTCAGGGCCAAAGGAGTGCCCCTCAGTAACACAAAGGCAAAATACAAAGATGTGAAGGCCAGCGATCCGCTGGCCAGGGTGATGGTAACCGCAGCAGAGAAAAAGCTGCTCCCGGCCCGCAGTCGCACCTATTATGGTGCCAACCAGGGTGTCACCAGAGCCGAGCTGGCCTATTACCTGGCCCGCAATTTTCCGGAACTGATGCCCAGGGCGGGTACCAAAATGCCGTATGTAAAGGATAGCAACCGTCACTGGGCTAAAACTTCGATCCAGAAGGTAGTGGTTAGTGAGCTGATGCCCCTGGACAAGCAGGGGAAGTTTTATCCCAACCGGCTGCTGACCAGGGCGGAAGCGGCGGCGATCATGGCAAAAGTGGCAGCCAAGAAAAATTTATAA